One window of the Xiphophorus hellerii strain 12219 chromosome 15, Xiphophorus_hellerii-4.1, whole genome shotgun sequence genome contains the following:
- the LOC116734751 gene encoding zinc-binding protein A33-like, whose protein sequence is MTDVCNAKNLFCQIQVRRRSESKSTEENKLEAEINKMASNVPQSEAECTCPVCCDIFTDPVLLLCGHSFCQHCLQEWWRQSSLRTCPVCKEMFHLTQPPRNLALRNLSHSLKQERRKRAGSKEICLLHGEKFKLFCQVDQQPICVICRDSKTHTQHKCVPIDKAAEEYRVKIQINVNSLKTKQEVFETQKSNWEKMVTLIMLQAQQTEKTIRGEFQKLYHFLSKEEAGQIDACRREAKLKSDAMNVRIINLTAEISELMEKIKTIEDQMRAEDLSFILSAKSTLERSLCKLQQPKTPEGCLIDVGQHVGNLQFSVLKKMAEILKYTPVFLDPNTCCKSLTVSENLTSSTKSDKNQPCYPNPERMGYHELLGYQGFNSGGHSWDVEVEVGDFWAVGVADKTTKDRWAMYICGCTGVLRNLNKTDYVTEIKVEALPQKVRVQLNYNQGIISFFDLDRKKTVHAIKYSFTETVFPYFRGSVKILPSDTSVSIGRTQGHLSYMFLQS, encoded by the exons ATGACGGATGTATGTAATGCAAAG AACCTTTTCTGTCAAATACAAGTGAGGCGCAGAAGTGAAAGTAAATCAACCGAGGAAAACAAGCTAGAAGCAGAGATCAACAAGATGGCTTCAAACGTCCCACAGTCTGAGGCAGAGTGCACATGTCCTGTGTGCTGTGACATATTTACTGATCCTGTTCTGTTGCTGTGTGGCCACAGCTTCTGCCAACATTGCTTACAGGAGTGGTGGAGACAGAGCTCACTGAGAACATGCCCTGTCTGTaaggaaatgtttcatttgactCAGCCGCCTCGAAATCTGGCCCTGAGAAACCTGTCTCACTCATTGAAGCAGGAGAGGAgaaagagagctggatccaagGAGATTTGTTTATTGCATGGTGAGAAGTTCAAACTCTTTTGTCAGGTCGATCAACAACCCATCTGTGTGATTTGTCGGGATtcgaaaacacacacacaacacaaatgTGTTCCCATTGATAAAGCAGCAGAGGAGTACCGT gTTAAAATCCAGATAAATGTTAACAGCCTGAAAACTAAGCAGGAAGTTTTTGAGACGCAAAAAAGTAATTGGGAGAAGATGGTCACCCTCATCATG CTACAGGCTCAGCAGACAGAGAAAACCATCAGAGGAGAGTTTCAGAAACTTTATCACTTCCTGAGCAAAGAGGAGGCAGGCCAGATAGATGCGTGTCGGAGAGAAGCAAAACTTAAGAGTGACGCAATGAATGTCAGGATTATAAACCTAACTGCAGAGATTTCTGAGCTCATGGAAAAAATCAAAACCATAGAAGATCAGATGAGAGCAGAAGACCTCTCATTCATCCTG AGTGCAAAATCAACACTGGAAAG atcGCTGTGCAAGCTGCAACAACCAAAAACCCCAGAAGGATGTCTGATTGATGTGGGTCAGCATGTTGGAAACCTTCAGTTTTCAGTCTTAAAAAAGAtggctgaaatattaaaataca CCCCTGTGTTTTTGGATCCTAACACTTGTTGTAAGTCTCTGACTGTATCAGAGAACTTAACCAGTTCAACAAAAAGTGATAAGAATCAGCCATGTTACCCCAACCCTGAGAGAATGGGTTATCATGAACTTCTCGGCTATCAAGGTTTTAACTCTGGTGGACACAGCTGGGATGTAGAGGTGGAGGTGGGTGATTTCTGGGCTGTGGGTGTGGCTGATAAAACTACGAAGGACAGATGGGCCATGTACATTTGTGGTTGCACCGGTGTTCTACGTAACCTTAACAAAACGGATTAtgtcactgaaataaaagtAGAAGCTCTACCTCAGAAAGTCAGAGTGCAGTTAAATTATAACCAAggaataatttcattttttgaccttgatagaaaaaaaacagttcatgCCATCAAATACAGCTTCACAGAAACAGTCTTTCCATACTTTCGTGGCAGTGTAAAAATTTTACCATCTGATACAAGCGTGAGCATTGGGAGAACCCAAGGCCATCTCAGTTACATGTTCCTCCAATCTTAA